In the Sedimentisphaera cyanobacteriorum genome, TCTCGGCGATCCTCTTGTAGAGCTTTATGGCCTGAGCTGGATTGCCGTGCAGGTCGAGCATATAGGCGAAGCTCAGGAGAGTCTGCTCATGTGCAGGGTCTATATCCAGAGCCTTTTCATACTCCCTTGCAGCCTTGTCAAATTCCCCCTGTGCATCGTATAGATTACCGTAAACGCAGTGATACTTTGCATTTTTGCCTTTTAAAACCTTCGAAAGATTTTTGAGCGCATTTTCTGCGGAGCGGTAGTCGCTTCCGTCTATAAGTACTTTAATCCTCTCAAGCTCGGCAACCGTGGGGTTGTCTATCTCATCAACTGCTTTCTGAAAATGGTCAACCGCTTCGGCTTTCCTGCCTACTCCTAAGTAAGACTTGGCAATGCAGTAGTTTTTGATTCCCGAATCTCCGGCCTTTTCGAGGCTTTCTATAGCGTCTTTGTATCTGCCTGCGATGCAATACCCTATTCCTGCCTTCAAAGCAGAATTCTTTTTACTGCTGCCAGCAATTTCATCAACCTTCTCAACAAACTTCATTTTGTTTCGCTCTGAATTGTTTACCGAGAGGTTGACTTTCTGGTAGTCCTCTAAAGTAGGTGCGGTTTTAGAGGAGAATAAGCTGTTCCAAATTTTTTCAGTGTTTTCTTGCATATTTTGTTTTCGCCTGTTAATTATTCGCTGATAACGAAATTCTTTTCTTTCTTCAATTATAAACAATATTGCGATTGATTATAATAAGCCGTCAATCTTTTGCAACCGTTTTGTAAGCCTCTGAGGCAGGATTGTACTTGTTATCTATCCAACTTCCCTTCTCTGGAAAAATGATGCTGCAATCGCAATTACGCCAGCGGCATAGCTGAAAGAATAGGCACCGCATTTGAGTACGTATTTGAAAGGAACACTGCTGTCTAAGTATATTGCATCGCTGATCCAGAATACTTGGAGATTTGGCACTATTGCGTAGGCGATTTTTGCGAAGACATTTTCTCCAGCGAACCGTCCGAATATGTAGTCGCTTACTAAGCCGAGAAGAAACACGCCGATGCATAAAAGCAAAGTCAGCACCATATTGCAGCGGGTAGAAAAGAGCACTGCAAGGGATACCAGAACAATAATTGCCAAGAAAATCAGGGTGGAACTGTAAAGGTCAAATGCGGAGAAGTTGTTTTCAGCAGGGTTAAACTGCCATTGCTTATCTATGAAGCTAAGGGCAATGAATGCCGCTGCTGCTGTGATTGACGAGGTGATAATTGCAGTGGAGGCGAAGTTCCAGTCCCACGAATAGTTTGCCAAGGCCCCAACGATTATTCCCAGCAGGAATATCGCAGAAAGGGCGGTTAATACCGTCCAGTCTATCTCATCTCTGGCGGTCTGGAGAACTCCGTGCCTGATAATCATCATCATTACCGCGGTGCTGAGAAAGTGGCAAAGCGCAACAGCTCCGGATATTCCGAAAAATTTACCAAGAACAAATGTTATCCGGGAAACGGGTTTGCTCAAAACTGTTGCAGCGGTTTTTGATTCCAACTCCTGCGTTATCGCACCTGATGCGGAAAATACTGCTATGAACAACCCCGAGATAAAAATCGTAGAATACGAAATTTCTCGCAAGAGTTTGTTATCATCGTCAATCGTAAACATTGTTAAGGAAGGGCTTATAAGCAGCATAATAAGGCAGATTAAAAGAATAATCGAAAAAACAGGCTGCCTGAGCGTTTCTACGAACGTGTTTTTAGCTATAGTGAAAAGCTTTATGAACATTTATAAAATCCTAAAATTAAATTTAACAAGGTTGATTTTTTGATTGTATAATATAAACTTTCGCCCTTTGCAAGCGGTAAATTTATACGATTTTGCTTTTTAAGTAAAGCATCAAGTTGATTTTTGCCACTGCGTTTTTATACGGTTTCTTTAAAAAACTGTTTTAAACAATTTCAGTTAGCCATTTTTATATAACAAAAATAATTATAACATTCAGGAAATAAAATGAAAGACTCCTCCAGAAAGGCGATGAACGTTGCTCTCGGCGGAATGATCCTGTCATTGATAGGCTTTTTGGGATGCCTGCTTACCGGTATTATTACAAGCATCCTTCCGGTGCAGTTTATAGCTTGGCATCTTCTCGGTGCAGCAATTATATGGCTGTACTTAATTGTCTATTACCACAACTTCGGACTGGCAGAGCGTGAAAAACGCGATGAAGCTATCCTGAAATCACAGGATGAGACGATTTTTCAGGATTCACAGCAGAGACAGGCGATGTTTTCTGCTGCCCGTAAGAGGTTCAAGATATTTGAGCGGTGGGGAGGTATAGTTTTTTCAATTCTATCAGCGGCCTACAGCATTGCGATTGGCCTCTGGCTCATATCAAAACTCAGAGAAGGATTGGAATTAGTCGGCAGGAATCCGCTTGCAGGTGCTTCAGCAATGATAGTTGCATGGTTTGCAAGCTTCCTTCTTGCAAAGTACGCCTCGGGGATGTCCTCAGAGAAAGACTGGCAGCCGCTAAGGGCGGGAGGCAGTTATCTGATTTCCTCCTCAGCCGCCTCGCTCATAACAGCAATAGCCCTGGGCATCAGTTTCTTTCACTACGAACTGCCCGTTTTAATAGCAAGCTGGCTTATACCTGTAGTAATGCTTGCTTTTGGTGCAGAGACGGTTTTGAATACTGTGCTGGATATCTATCGCCCGAGAATCAAAGGTGCTTATCACAGGCCCGGATTAGACAGCCGCCTGCTTGGTATAATCAGCCAGCCGGGAAGTATGCTGCATACCGCAGCCAGCACGATTGATTATCAGTTTGGATTTAAGGTGTCCCAGACTTGGTTTTATCGTCTTCTTGAGAAGGCGATTCTCCCTCTTATGCTCCTGCTTATTTTGTGTATGTATCTGATGAGCTGTTTTGTGGTAGTAGGGCCTGGGAAAAAGGCCGCTATAGAGCATCTCGGCTCTACAGACAACGGCAGAAGAATTGTTGGCCCTGGTATGCATCTTAAATGGCCTGCACCTTTCGACAAGGCTTACATACACGATACCGAGAGAATACAGCAGCTAAACATCGGCATTATGAATGCCCCTGAGATAAATGAAGAAACCGATGAGATCGTTAAAAAGCCCCTTCTATGGGGTCAGAAACATCAAGAGGTTGAATTACGCCTTATAGTTGCCACTGAATCCTCAGAGGCTATAAGCAATGAAGACGCCCCGCCGGTAAGTTTGATAGTCGCTGCGGTACCGGTTCAGTACAGGGTGAACGACCTGTATGAATTCCTGTACAACCATAAAGGCCCCGAAACTATCCTTAAAAACGTATCGTATAGAGAGATTGCACGCTATATGGCAAGTGCAAAGCTTGAAACCAACATATTCGGCGGTGATATTCAAGACGATGAAAGCGTGCTTGGAGCGGGCAGGAAAGAGGCAAGCGAGAAGCTCACTAAAATAATACAGTCAAGAGCTGATGAGCTCGGCCTCGGCGTTGAAATTGTAACGGTCGGCCTTCAGGGTATCCACCCGCCTCTGGATGTGGCCTCAGATTACGAAGAGGTTATAGGAGCTGTGCAGCAGAGGCAGCAATCAATCCTTTCAGCGCTTGCTGAAAGAAATAAAACGCTTACTGAGCTTGGCGGTTCTCTCGAACAGGTTAACAGTCTTTATCAGAAGCTCTCAGATTACGAGCAGGAAAAAGACCAGTTGTCCGAGTCTGTCAGGGAACAGAGGCTTGCCGAGCTTGATAATGCCTTCCTTGATGCACGCGG is a window encoding:
- a CDS encoding SPFH domain-containing protein yields the protein MKDSSRKAMNVALGGMILSLIGFLGCLLTGIITSILPVQFIAWHLLGAAIIWLYLIVYYHNFGLAEREKRDEAILKSQDETIFQDSQQRQAMFSAARKRFKIFERWGGIVFSILSAAYSIAIGLWLISKLREGLELVGRNPLAGASAMIVAWFASFLLAKYASGMSSEKDWQPLRAGGSYLISSSAASLITAIALGISFFHYELPVLIASWLIPVVMLAFGAETVLNTVLDIYRPRIKGAYHRPGLDSRLLGIISQPGSMLHTAASTIDYQFGFKVSQTWFYRLLEKAILPLMLLLILCMYLMSCFVVVGPGKKAAIEHLGSTDNGRRIVGPGMHLKWPAPFDKAYIHDTERIQQLNIGIMNAPEINEETDEIVKKPLLWGQKHQEVELRLIVATESSEAISNEDAPPVSLIVAAVPVQYRVNDLYEFLYNHKGPETILKNVSYREIARYMASAKLETNIFGGDIQDDESVLGAGRKEASEKLTKIIQSRADELGLGVEIVTVGLQGIHPPLDVASDYEEVIGAVQQRQQSILSALAERNKTLTELGGSLEQVNSLYQKLSDYEQEKDQLSESVREQRLAELDNAFLDARGEIAEKIFDAEQYAFKKKRLSKASGERFKSQLKAYQAAPKIYLQNERLLTLERSLEDVRKYIVVSGEQDSEVMIVDLKQKLNPDIYDLELPEE